In a genomic window of Trichoderma atroviride chromosome 4, complete sequence:
- a CDS encoding uncharacterized protein (BUSCO:EOG092D3T9X) → MPGRQAHGRSLLAQPKAKAGPKKSKSRAQTNALNAFNIAQERFPTKDKRTPRARELDAEIEKKHGREEDDEDEEEEEEGPKRKKAKAPRGAATDGDVEFGSDSEGNEWQLGGMANDDDDSEIESDDAFGDSDNEMFQGYAFRGSKTGRKDDDSEDSDDGNDDQGETLGEDAIDLATALDQFEEESEDEPEGEEEEEDSGSGEEEDSDDSDEFEGLDDSDDEADPAKLEQLKGLISGFGGEDDDGEKDVVASGQQKIDLGDLGLSGLNDPFMKQSIKLMKKESKEKRPGSTKKLEVPLSRREQGRIDRSAAYEKTNETLDRWTETVKQNRRAEHLVFPLPQNSESAGLDRTELQPLSLKGASNELEATIMGIMEQSGLSLEKEKKPKKQEFDEEGNLLTRKQALEKKRIERELASREAKRAARIKKIKSKAYHRVHRKQKERDEMATREAMAEAGEIDSEEEREAQDRRRALERVGQRHKDSKWAKMGSKAKRAVWDDDFRAGLTEMARKDEDLRRRKEGKSSRGDGDDSDETSSSGSDDDDADNADLRRQLDELEKEDSAPQSGLMKMKFMQKAEAAKKKANDDLIKEIRKELDGEDAQDSDDDKGEKGGEVGRRQYGSGAANPFSMPQNSARASRKTLARDDSEEENNTSFANGDGAPHISNGAISHAWSTTPAETTTSIAGAWSKGESRRKKSARADDLDLNANILTASQPSKPKPSPKKTKQPQDDDSSSSSSDAESDSDIRLPMAIRDKDLVARAFAGEDVVAEFQREKDEIAEADDDKVIDNTLPGWGSWVGDGVSSREKKRHQGRFLTKVEGINKKDRKDAKLDKVIINEKRIKKNDRYLAAQLPFPFESQQQYERSLRLPVGPEWMTKETFQASTKPRVIMKQGIITPMSKPSA, encoded by the exons ATGCCAGGTCGACAGGCGCATGGACGGTCCTTGTTGGCccagccaaaggcaaaggctggCCCCAAAAAGTCCAAGTCGAGAGCGCAGACGAATGCACTGAATGCGTTCAACATTGCGCAGGAGAGGTTTCCTACGAAAGATAAGAGGACACCACGTGCGCGAGAACTGGACGCTGAAATCGAGAAAAAGCatggaagagaggaagacgacgaggacgaggaagaggaagaagagggcccCAAGCgaaagaaggccaaggctcCGCGGGGTGCGGCGACAGACGGCGATGTAGAGTTTGGCAGCGACAGCGAGGGCAACGAGTGGCAACTGGGTGGCATGGCgaacgacgatgacgactcTGAAATCGAGAGTGACGATGCGTTTGGTGATAGCGACAATGAGATGTTTCAGGGCTATGCCTTTCGCGGATCAAAAACTGGCCGCAAG GACGACGACTCGGAGGATTCTGACGACGGAAATGACGACCAAGGCGAAACTCTTGGCGAGGATGCGATTGATCTGGCCACAGCTTTGGACCAGTTCGAAGAGGAATCTGAAGATGAGCCTgaaggggaagaggaagaggaggactcTGGatcaggagaagaggaggattcCGACGATTCTGATGAGTTTGAGGGTCTCGatgacagcgacgacgaagcCGACCCCGCCAAacttgagcagctcaagggctTGATATCCGGCTTCGGAggcgaagacgatgacggcgagaAAGATGTCGTGGCGTCTGGGCAGCAGAAAATCGATCTCGGTGATCTGGGGCTGTCTGGATTGAACGATCCCTTCATGAAGCAATCAATAAAGCTTATGAAGAAAGAGTCAAAAGAGAAGCGACCCGGTTCAACGAAGAAGCTAGAGGTGCCGTTATCAAGGAGAGAGCAAGGGCGTATCGACCGATCGGCGGCTTATGAGAAGACAAACGAGACCCTGGATCGATGGACAGAGACTGTTAAGCAGAACCGCAGAGCCGAACATTTAGttttccctctccctcaAAACTCAGAATCAGCTGGACTCGACCGGACGGAACTTCAGCCTCTGTCACTGAAGGGTGCGTCGAACGAATTAGAAGCTACAATCATGGGCATCATGGAGCAGAGCGGACTGTCGCttgaaaaggagaagaagcctaAGAAACAAGAGTTTGACGAAGAAGGTAATCTGCTCACGCGGAAGCAAgccttggaaaagaagcgcATAGAGCGCGAGTTGGCTTCCAGGGAAGCAAAACGCGCCGCCCGCATCAAGAAGATTAAGAGTAAAGCCTACCACCGAGTGCACCGGAAGCAAAAGGAGCGCGACGAAATGGCTAccagagaagccatggccgaggcTGGCGAGATTGACtcggaggaagagagagaggctcaGGATCGCCGACGTGCGTTGGAGCGAGTGGGCCAGCGCCACAAGGACAGCAAATGGGCCAAGATGGGATCCAAGGCGAAGCGTGCGGTTTGGGATGACGATTTCCGGGCTGGGCTGACAGAAATGGCTCGCAAGGATGAGGACCTCCGCAGGAGGAAGGAGGGCAAGAGTTCAAGAGGCGACGGAGACGATTCAGATGAGACTAGCAGTTCTGGAtctgacgacgatgacgccgaTAACGCAGACCTGCGACGACAGCTGGATGAGCTCGAGAAGGAAGACAGCGCGCCTCAGTCGGGATtaatgaagatgaagtttatgcaaaaggcagaggcggcaaagaagaaagcaaacgACGATCTCATCAAGGAAATCCGTAAAGAGCTCGACGGAGAGGACGCGCAAGATTCTGATGACGATAAAGGTGAAAAGGGAGGAGAGGTCGGACGAAGGCAATATGGCAGCGGAGCGGCAAATCCGTTCTCGATGCCGCAGAACTCTGCCCGAGCAAGCAGGAAGACGCTCGCACGGGATgattctgaagaagagaacaacACAAGCTTCGCCAACGGAGATGGGGCTCCTCACATCTCAAACGGCGCAATCAGCCACGCCTGGTCGACCACACCCGCCGAGACAACGACTTCGATAGCGGGAGCCTGGTCCAAGGGCGAGTCTCGCCGAAAGAAATCTGCCCGAGCCGACGACCTCGATCTCAACGCCAACATCCTCACCGCATCCCAACCCTCCAAGCCGAAACCCTCCCCCAAGAAGACAAAACAGCCCCAAGATGATgactcctcctcctcctcctccgacGCAGAATCGGACTCAGACATCCGCCTGCCCATGGCCATCCGCGACAAGGACCTCGTGGCCCGCGCCTTTGCCGGCGAAGACGTCGTCGCCGAGTTCCAGCGCGAAAAGGATGAAatcgccgaggccgacgacgatAAAGTCATTGACAATACTTTACCCGGCTGGGGCTCCTGGGTAGGCGATGGAGTCAGCAGccgcgagaagaagaggcaccAGGGCCGCTTCCTGACAAAGGTGGAGGGCATCAACAAGAAGGACCGCAAGGACGCCAAGCTGGACAAGGTCATAATCAACGAGAAGCGCATCAAAAAG AACGACCGTTATCTCGCCGCCCAGCTCCCCTTCCCCTTCGAATCGCAACAGCAATACGAGCGCTCTTTACGACTGCCTGTTGGACCGGAATGGATGACCAAGGAGACGTTCCAGGCCAGCACGAAGCCGCGCGTTATTATGAAGCAGGGCATTATCACGCCCATGTCGAAGCCAAGCGCATAA
- a CDS encoding uncharacterized protein (TransMembrane:8 (i84-104o169-187i199-217o237-261i292-318o363-382i403-422o428-446i)), whose product MVLFAAGMRRAALQVPSKFFVCNQCLRQAPRRSPSPILNIVRSRGYADAKPLENLAAKSAAAAAAQAQAQASKEFPKKTTSKGVAMWLLGSAASVFGIVVFGGLTRLTESGLSITEWKPVTGSLPPMSTADWESEFEKYRASPEFKILNPHMTLDEFKKIYYMEWTHRLWGRFIGLSFVLPSLYFVARRKVSPKMALNLLGISSLIGVQGFIGWWMVKSGLKDDLFAPGSHPRVSQYRLTAHLATAFICYSWMLVSGITILRTRRMLADPAAAATAIKAIQNPVLNTLRRSVFGITGLVFLTAMSGALVAGLDAGLIYNEFPKMGLGYAPPKSELFDKFYSRKEDRSDLWWRNMLENPSLVQLDHRILAITTFCTILTLWAYSRTGKISAVLPRNAKKGTTGLVHLVTMQALLGISTLIYMVPTHLAATHQAGALAVLTGALVLSHRMHVPKSTVRLIEKRLKQIKL is encoded by the exons ATGGTGCTGTTTGCGGCCGGCATGCGGAGGGCAGCCCTTCAGGTGCCCTCGAAATTCTTCGTCTGCAATCAATGCCTTCGACAGGCGCCCAGACGCTCTCCTTCACCCATCCTCAACATCGTACGATCGCGAGGATACGCCGATGCAAAGCCATTGGAAAACTTGGCGGCCAAAAGcgctgcggcagcggcagcgcagGCACAAGCTCAAGCCTCAAAGGAGTTCCCAAAGAAGACTACTAGCAAGGGAGTTGCCATGTGGTTGCTGGGCAGTGCTGCCAGCGTCTTTGGTATCGTCGTCTTTGGCGGACTTACAAGACTAACTGAGTCTGG ACTAAGCATAACGGAATGGAAACCTGTGACGGGCTCTTTGCCCCCCATGTCAACTGCCGATTGGGAATCCGAGTTTGAAAAGTATCGTGCCTCTCCGGAATTCAAGATCCTCAACCCTCACATGACCCTGGACGAATTCAAAAAGATCTACTACATGGAATGGACGCACCGACTGTGGGGTCGCTTCATCGGCCTCTCCTTCGTTCTCCCTTCGCTGTACTTCGTCGCCCGCCGCAAAGTCTCTCCCAAAATGGCGCTCAACCTGCTCGGTATTTCCAGTCTGATCGGCGTCCAGGGCTTCATTGGCTGGTGGATGGTCAAGTCGGGCCTCAAGGATGATCTCTTTGCTCCCGGCTCGCATCCTCGTGTCTCCCAGTACCGATTGACTGCTCATTTGGCCACTGCCTTCATCTGCTACTCCTGGATGCTCGTGTCTGGTATCACCATCCTCCGCACCCGCCGCATGCTCGCCGaccccgccgccgccgctactgccatcaaggccattcaGAACCCCGTCCTCAACACTCTCAGACGCTCAGTCTTTGGCATCACCGGTCTCGTTTTCCTCACTGCCATGTCCGGCGCCTTGGTCGCCGGTCTCGATGCCGGTCTCATCTACAACGAGTTCCCCAAGATGGGTCTTGGCTACGCTCCTCCCAAGTCCGAGCTGTTCGACAAATTCTACTCTCGCAAGGAGGATCGCTCCGACCTCTGGTGGCGCAACATGCTTGAAAACCCCAGTCTCGTCCAGCTCGATCACCGAATCTTGGCCATCACAACCTTCTGTACCATCTTGACCCTTTGGGCTTATTCTCGCACCGGAAAGATCTCTGCCGTTCTCCCCAGGAACGCAAAGAAGGGCACCACTGGACTTGTTCATCTGGTCACCATGCAGGCGCTTCTTGGAATTTCCACGCTCATCTACATGGTCCCTACTCACCTCGCTGCCACCCACCAGGCTGGCGCCCTTGCTGTTCTCACAGGTGCTTTAGTTCTATCACACCGAATGCATGTTCCCAAGTCAACTGTGCGCTTGATTGAAAAGAGACTGAAGCAGATTAAGCTATGA
- a CDS encoding uncharacterized protein (EggNog:ENOG41) — MKDEQHNLKQENANLKSHIDQLNRLQQPREYKMLSPSTIPVDRDVIAYHEQSVIGSRLVGYEPEDRHLDLNTVVAKSIERWKSVIASTREAASGMPAQRPLEQAAAQTPAANSQSSPSEPQSAVQTPQLTQPQPVQLDKRLSNASSNEPASEQSASSATNTGPPSVEETSDQDADAEMEDDDSFAMVQSPVKTAHSPIQQQAQLDASRAQAPMAQQQQQQQQPQPQPQQQIQQAPQQVQQQAQQQAQQQVQQQVQQQVQQQVQQQVQQQVQQQVQQQVQQQVQQQVQQAQQQQQQAQQRNATADMRFMMQNGAGSPASRAAMATMNRAMPNMNMATMQANAMHGADMSIAMQGVRGDMYLE; from the coding sequence ATGAAAGACGAGCAACATAACCTGAAACAAGAGAACGCAAACCTGAAATCGCACATCGACCAGCTGAACCGGCTGCAACAGCCGAGAGAGTACAAGATGCTCTCACCATCCACCATTCCCGTGGATCGAGATGTCATCGCGTATCATGAGCAGAGTGTTATAGGGAGTAGGCTTGTTGGCTATGAGCCAGAGGATCGGCATCTGGACTTGAACACCGTTGTAGCCAAGTCAAtagaaagatggaagagtGTCATCGCATCAACCCGCGAGGCAGCTAGCGGCATGCCTGCCCAGCGGCCTCTAGAGCAGGCCGCGGCTCAGACCCCTGCCGCAAACAGCCAAAGTAGTCCATCGGAGCCTCAGAGTGCCGTTCAAACACCACAATTGACTCAGCCGCAACCAGTGCAGCTTGACAAGAGGCTGTCAAACGCAAGCTCAAACGAACCGGCGAGCGAACAGAGTGCATCCTCAGCGACCAATACGGGCCCGCCATCAGTCGAAGAAACGAGCGACCAGGATGCCGATGCTGAgatggaggatgacgatAGCTTTGCTATGGTTCAATCTCCTGTCAAGACCGCGCACTCGCCCATACAGCAGCAGGCACAACTTGACGCTTCTCGAGCCCAAGCTCccatggcccagcagcaacagcaacagcagcaaccacagccacagccacaaCAGCAGATCCAACAAGCCCCGCAGCAAGTCCAACAACAGGCTCAGCAACAAGCCCAACAGCAGGTTCAACAGCAGgtccagcagcaggttcAGCAACAGGTTCAACAGCAGGTTCAGCAGCAAGTTCAGCAGCAGGTTCAGCAGCAGGTTCAGCAGCAGGTTCAGCAGCAGGTTCAacaagcccagcagcagcagcagcaagcccagCAACGCAATGCGACAGCGGATATGCGTTTCATGATGCAAAATGGGGCCGGTAGTCCTGCAAGCAGAGCTGCCATGGCAACCATGAACCGTGCTATGCCGAACATGAATATGGCAACAATGCAAGCTAATGCAATGCACGGCGCAGATATGAGCATAGCGATGCAAGGCGTCCGCGGCGATATGTATTTGGAATAA
- a CDS encoding uncharacterized protein (EggNog:ENOG41) has translation MSETPQPIAEGNQPKAVKDKNCEYCGQAFTSSSLGRHLDLYIKEKNPKPPDGIHDVDAIRKLRGNITRRQPRGSLGARRDNSTPGSTPKPTTGKTAPGQDSDSFKADSAANKYPFAASWEATGVIKDMSGKMAWDASVPQDANKRSGLSRNVSKQMAQKAQFDIKQKLTDAMDTAKAAELALRELVSSWRAAKQQTDGNSTPFDFDPLALDFPSLAIYCLLPPPTLFSSTQHPTSTSWSLSTPGKREYVALQTFFQEEFKTWKATHVSATTAVIGEMVYPVGVPFRDPGGNYKAHIGQNRVA, from the exons ATGTCTGAAACGCCGCAACCAATTGCCGAGGGCAACCAGCCCAAGGCTGTAAAAGACAAAAACTGCGAATACTGTGGCCAGGCCTTCACCTCGTCATCCCTCGGTCGACATCTTGACCTCTATATCAAGGAAAAGAACCCAAAGCCCCCGGATGGCATCCACGATGTGGACGCTATCCGGAAGCTCCGTGGCAACATCACTCGGCGCCAGCCTCGAGGTTCTTTGGGTGCTCGAAGAGACAATTCGACCCCTGGCAGCACGCCCAAGCCAACAACCGGGAAGACGGCACCCGGACAAGACTCAGATAGCTTCAAAGCTGATTCAGCTGCTAACAAATAtccttttgctgcttcttgggAAGCTACTGGCGTAATAAAGGACATGTCAGGCAAAATGGCTTGGGATGCCAGCGTTCCTCAAGACGCTAACAAGCGCTCTGGCCTGTCGAGAAATGTTAGCAAACAGATGGCACAGAAGGCTCAGTTCGATATCAAACAGAAGTTGACAGACGCAATGGATACTGCCAAAGCTGCCGAGTTGGCACTGAGAGAACTGGTGAGCTCATGGCGGGCTGCAAA ACAACAGACTGATGGCAACTCAACGCCTTTTGATTTCGATCCCCTTGCCCTGGACTTCCCATCTCTTGCCATTTATTGTCTCCTGCCGCCTCCGACTCTGTTCTCTTCAACCCAACACCCCACATCAACATCCTGGTCTCTTTCGACGCCAGGTAAGCGTGAATATGTTGCACTTCAGACCTTTTTCCAAGAGGAATTCAAGACTTGGAAGGCTACCCATGTTTCTGCTACGACCGCCGTAATAGGGGAGATGGTGTACCCTGTGGGTGTACCATTTAGAGATCCAGGGGGGAACTATAAGGCTCATATCGGACAAAATAGAGTTGCTTGA
- a CDS encoding uncharacterized protein (TransMembrane:1 (o6-27i)) produces MTQRNYVIAIIIIVLFIVLAAISFGIYKLVHGARRELSVTSVSSSSHSQSLAD; encoded by the coding sequence ATGACGCAACGCAACtacgtcatcgccatcatcatcatcgtcctcttcatcgtgcTGGCGGCCATTTCCTTTGGCATCTACAAGCTGGTGCATGGAGCGCGACGAGAGCTCAGCGTGACGTCTGTGTCGAGtagcagccacagccagagCTTGGCGGACTAA
- a CDS encoding uncharacterized protein (EggNog:ENOG41), whose protein sequence is MDASSSTSKAHEALPGRFPSISTSPSEALSASSPSSNGVNQEPHMRWPPPTFLAGQGFNMPSQQRASNPLLAFARLQEKYKQHFETRYGSQTNPFSSGFSSPFPSSKLPEVNSQHSSFSARLDQEQRTTASLHVLRHVQQTLQQRYQEAQTQLARTEKLIEQTAWDLFFQSPLDFMCHEMDIVTGAATINALTAGRSILPQAQSFPDSEAWMKKLDDLRDLQDEECAVTKRMERTMRQMKRTDEMMVVGNLKQQGFSLHKSSPFPFGGQYGMTFPLSGRFPRVQTVACSSDVMGISTAGPSKSTASAAASMFSNWPQPAPAPDESQDEAGSNNAADSSSTGSSSHFEARCGPDCPGRHGQ, encoded by the coding sequence ATGGATGCGAGCAGCTCGACGTCAAAGGCTCATGAAGCCCTGCCGGGACGATTTCCCAGCATATCTACATCTCCATCCGAGGCTCTGagtgcttcttctccttcgaGCAATGGTGTTAATCAGGAGCCTCACATGCGCTGGCCGCCTCCAACATTCCTCGCCGGGCAGGGCTTCAACATGCCGTCCCAGCAACGGGCTTCTAACCCCTTGCTCGCTTTCGCCCGCCTTCAGGAGAAATACAAACAACATTTCGAAACTCGCTACGGCTCTCAAACCAATCCATTCAGCTCAGGTTTCTCTTCGCcatttccatcatcaaagctcCCGGAGGTCAACAGCCAACACTCCTCCTTTTCCGCCCGGCTTGATCAAGAACAGCGCACAACTGCAAGCCTCCACGTCCTCCGCCACGTCCAACAAACCCTTCAGCAGCGCTACCAAGAGGCACAGACGCAACTCGCCCGCACGGAGAAACTCATAGAGCAGACGGCGTGggatctcttcttccaaagCCCGCTGGACTTTATGTGCCACGAGATGGACATCGTCACCGGCGCTGCCACAATCAATGCTCTTACGGCGGGACGAAGCATCCTTCCACAGGCTCAATCTTTTCCCGACAGCGAGgcttggatgaagaagctggatgacTTGAGGGACTTGCAGGATGAGGAATGTGCTGTGACGAAAAGGATGGAGAGGACTATGCGGCAGATGAAGCGTACGGATGAGATGATGGTTGTGGGCAATTTGAAGCAACAGGGGTTCTCTTTGCATAAAAGCAGCCCCTTTCCTTTTGGCGGCCAATATGGCATGACGTTTCCGCTTTCTGGTCGTTTCCCCAGAGTTCAGACAGTGGCTTGTTCATCAGACGTGATGGGCATCAGCACGGCTGGACCCTCGAAAAGCACGGCATCTGCTGCGGCAAGCATGTTTTCGAATTGGCCACagcctgctcctgctcctgatGAAAgtcaagatgaagctggcagCAACAATGCCGccgatagcagcagcacgggTAGTAGCAGCCACTTTGAGGCACGTTGCGGTCCTGATTGCCCCGGACGCCATGGTCAGTGA
- a CDS encoding uncharacterized protein (EggNog:ENOG41) encodes MRLLNTKTYQISEFFDYNIPEYAILSHTWALEELTYQDLSQSIELARQRKPQGFAKVEGAYVLAQSEGYAYIWIDACCIDILDVDLVRLGTFLRVLISVL; translated from the coding sequence ATGCGGCTTCTCAACACCAAAACCTACCAAATCAGTGAATTCTTCGACTACAACATCCCCGAATATGCCATCCTGTCGCACACCTGGGCCCTCGAAGAACTGACATATCAAGACCTCAGCCAGTCCATAGAGCTCGCCCGCCAAAGAAAACCGCAAGGATTTGCCAAAGTCGAGGGCGCATATGTGCTCGCACAGTCCGAGGGCTATGCCTACATCTGGATCGACGCCTGTTGCATCGACATCTTGGATGTAGATTTGGTCCGTCTGGGGACTTTTCTCCGTGTATTGATATCTGTGCTCTAG
- a CDS encoding uncharacterized protein (EggNog:ENOG41): MDRINSQMLGLRVLGRKVLAWITCARRKLTTSELQHALAVETGSSVLDRDNLSEIEDMVSACAGLVTVDKESNIIRLVHYTTQEYFDRTRQDWFPDAEANITEICVTYLSFSVFESGFCSTEKEFWARLQSNPLYKYAAHNWGYHARATPEKQLILDFLESKAKASASSQVLLMGSKKWMAWKQYGQVDGGMKGVHLAAYFGLTCIASLLKNGHDADVKDGDGRTPLWWAINNEHEAIVRLLLENGADIETKDQHRGTPLLQAAEKGHEAIVQLLLEKGADIMAKDFSRQTALHLAAKNGHEAIVRLLLQKGTKIEAENEPNQTPLLLAVEKGHTAIAKMLLEYGASAKETNHSGQTPLHLAAKNGHEAIVRLLLKRDADVEASDSDNHTALSLATKNKHGAIVQLLLRHDTHVRIEGWHGWHGWHGWMSGHGAVPLATGRISNYSTNFIIRPGSPPLPLVNLSRNTSRKPPMLN; this comes from the coding sequence ATGGACAGAATAAACAGCCAGATGCTCGGCCTCCGAGTGCTTGGAAGGAAGGTCTTGGCATGGATCACCTGCGCAAGACGGAAGCTGACCACATCGGAACTCCAACATGCTCTGGCCGTAGAGACTGGGAGCTCTGTGCTTGACCGAGACAATCTTTCAGAAATTGAAGACATGGTCTCGGCATGTGCTGGATTGGTTACGGTTGACAAAGAGAGCAATATCATCCGATTAGTTCACTACACGACACAAGAGTACTTCGATCGAACACGACAAGATTGGTTTCCGGATGCAGAGGCCAATATAACGGAAATATGCGTTACCTACCTCTCCTTCAGTGTCTTTGAGAGTGGATTCTGTTCAACTGAGAAGGAATTTTGGGCGCGGCTGCAATCGAATCCGCTCTACAAGTACGCTGCACATAACTGGGGGTATCATGCTCGCGCTACCCCAGAGAAACAGCTAATTCTTGATTTTCTGGAGAGTAAAGCCAAGGCCTCTGCCTCAAGCCAAGTATTACTGATGGGTTCTAAAAAATGGATGGCTTGGAAACAGTATGGCCAAGTGGATGGGGGAATGAAAGGCGTTCATCTTGCTGCGTATTTTGGACTAACGTGCATAGCCTCTTTGCTTAAGAATGGGCATGATGCGGATgtcaaggatggcgatggtcgGACGCCACTTTGGTGGGCTATCAATAACGAGCACGAAGCCATcgtgaggctgctgcttgagaaTGGCGCTGACATTGAGACGAAAGATCAGCACCGTGGGACACCGCTTTTACAAGCTGCTGAGAAAGGGCACGAGGCTATTGTTCAGTTACTGCTTGAGAAGGGCGCTGACATCATGGCGAAGGATTTCAGTAGACAGACGGCGCTTCATCTGGCTGCTAAAAATGGGCACGAGGCTATTGttcggctgctgctccaaaAGGGCACCAAGATCGAAGCAGAAAATGAACCCAATCAAACGCCACTTTTGCTAGCTGTTGAGAAGGGGCATACAGCCATTGCTAAGATGCTGCTCGAATATGGTGCCAGCGCTAAGGAGACAAATCACAGCGGGCAGACACCGCTTCATCTAGCTGCTAAGAATGGACACGAGGCTATTGTTCGGCTACTGCTCAAGCGGGACGCCGACGTTGAAGCAAGTGATTCCGACAATCACACGGCGCTTTCACTAGCTACGAAAAACAAACATGGAGCTAttgttcagctgctgcttagGCACGACACCCATGTTAGGATAGAAGGTTGGCATGGTTGGCATGGTTGGCATGGTTGGATGTCTGGGCATGGGGCCGTTCCCCTAGCAACGGGGCGTATATCAAATTATTCTACAAACTTTATAATTAGGCCAggctcccctcccctcccttTAGTAAACCTTTCACGGAATACTAGTAGGAAGCCTCCAATGCTTAATTAG